From Bradyrhizobium sp. 4:
GATTCTGCCGATAGTCCTTCCAGGAAAAACTCACTTTACCATCGGCGAGTGAGATCAGCCGGCTGTTTGCGATGGCGACGCGATGCGTGTAGGCGATGCGCTCCGGGATTGTGCTATGGCCGAGCGTCACTCCGTAGAAGAATCGCAACGCACAGACGATCTGGTTGAGTGCAGGCCACGATATCCCCGTCGCCACGAGATGAACTGGAACGCGTGAACGTCCTCCAAGCCCAAATGGTCGGGCGATCGGCCAAAATGTCGGCTGAACTTCGATGCTGCGTTGAGATATGATCGTTGCGTCGCCAGCGACAAATTGCGGACTGTCATGTCCTCGACCGGGCGTCGGCGGAGAGGGCTCACCTGGGCCATCGGAAAACTTCCTCTCTGAGGGTTGAGCTCTGAAAAGGGCGGCGACTTGCGCGCTGCCGGCTTACACTTTCAGCTTTCGCCTGGCGGTTGCTTTTCAAATGGTGCAGCAGACCGCTTTGCGCGATCGGTGCGTTATTGCTTTCAACGGCCTTGAAAAGCTATCTGCAATTCGTCAGCTGCCGGTCGGCATCACATTCCGGAGCCGCACCGGATTCGGCAACTAGCGCCACTCTCTCGTTGCCTGCATGGCGCCTGGGAGTAGAGTCGATTGATGTATCGATGTCTTCGGCTCAATCGCCGCATGAGCCCATTGATCTCGAGCGCTGAGAGTGCGGCGCGGGCTTGTGATCGCGAGCGAACCACCGCCGAGCTGGCGGTCTCGACCACGTATGAACCAATCCCTCTGCTGGCGCAAATTGGACTATCGACGTTCTTGGACTGCAACTGGCATGAGCTCCCAGTTCGCGGTGATCAGGTTGCGTGGGCAGCGGAACGGCATCCAATGTTAGCGTATGCCTCGACTACCGCTGGAATATCGGCGTAGGCTAATCGAGAAAGTCCGGCGTCTCGCGGCCACTTCGTAGGGATCCGAGCATCGGATGTCCTTGATCGTCGCGACGGTGCAGCAAAATTCCCATCCAGTTTATCGCGCTAAGTCCATACTGAATGCGAACGGCTTAGGGCAGCACTACAACGCGCGAATTCGCATGACAGCATCGCCCACCGCACCCGACATCACCTTCGCCTCAAGGCAAGCACGCAGGACGGCATCGGATCGAGTGGCGTGCGATAAACTTCGGTGTTGTCGGGGCTAAGGCGTCGAACGCCAATTCGGCGGCGGCCTTGGTTTCGGCCGTCCAGATCTCCTGCAACTCGCGATTGGCCTTCAGCTGCTGGCTGTGCGGCAACTTGGCGAATAGGTTGGGGTCTTGCGCACCCAGCGGCGCTGCTGGCGCGTTTTCGGCCAGATATCGCCGGCGGCCTCTAGAACCCGCGTGCGCCATCGGCGATGGCGAGCCGCGGCGGCGCGTCGAGCCAGCGCCGCATGAGATCGAGCACCAGATCGCGCCACTCCTGCGCCTCTCACGGCGCCATCGGTGAAGCCCACCAGCTCCTTGCGACCTTCCGACGTCGCGCCAATCAGCCGGGGATGCATGGCTTTTCGTCTTCGAAGTGTGCTTGGAGATGGATGTCATCGGCCCAATGTAGACGTAGCGCTTAGTCGATAGATTGCGCCTCGCCACGGCGGCGTGCTCGTCGAGCCAGCCGTGCTTCAGGGCGGCCGGTGGTTGCTGACAACCCGGCAGCACGCTTGCCAAGCAGCGCCGCTGCAGAGCGGCGCATGTAAGGCGGAGAAAACCGGGATACGATCGGGTCGGTCGCGTCCGCCTCGCGATCGGGTACACACGGCTGACGGACGGCGACCGCGCCGATACCGGTCATCATCTCGCGTTCCGGCAGGTGACCGCGGCGCAGCAGCTCCGTTTTCTTTTGGTAAGGTCTCCCAACAAGGCGTTGGCACCCGCTTGGGAGGGGTGGGCTGCTTCTAGAATTTGATTGCCTCTGTTCGTCTTTCCCACTGCATGTCGTCCCTAAAAGAGATTGAACATCTGGCCTAGCACTACTTTGGCAGATTGTTGATTTTGCCGCGATTTATAGGATTCCCGAATCAATTGTTCAATGATTCATGGGTGGTCGGCTCTTGGAGGGCTGACCATGCCGGGATGGGAAGACGAACTCGAACGCTGGCTGATGCCGTTCTTGGACCGGCTGGGTCATAAGACCCGACAGCGGATGTGTCCTCTATATGTTGCGGGATTGATCGGTCCTGGCGATCGCAAGAGCGTTCAGCCGATGGCGGAACGCCTTGCCACGAGCAACTACGACCAGTTGCACCATTTCATTGCGGACGGCGTCTGGAACGCGACGCCGCTAGAGACAGAGCTGCTCAACCAGGCGGACCGACTTGTCGGCGGCAGGGATGCGGTGCTGGTTATTGATGACACCTCACTGCCGAAAAAGGGTGAGCGATCGGTCGGTGTTGCGGCTCAATACGCGTCGGCTCTCGGTAAAACTGCAAATTGCCAAACGCTGGTGTCTTTAACGCTTGCGCGCGGGGAAGTGCCCGTGATGGTCGCGTTACGTCTCTTTCTGCCTGACAGCTGGACAAGCGACATGCCTCGCTTGAAGCGCGCTCGCGTGCCAGTCGAACACCGAACGCCGCGGTCCAAGCCGGAGATCGCTTTGGCCGAGATTGACCGCGCGATGGCAGCCAACATACGCTTTGGATGTGTGCTGGCGGATGCAGGATACGGCCTCAGCGCGCCGTTTCGACAAGGGCTAACAGAGCGCGGGCTGGCCTGGGCGGTCGGTATCCCTCGGCACCAGAAAGTGTATCCGGTCGATGTGAAGCTCATTTGGCCGATCACCAAAGCCCGTGGCAAACCACGAAAGCACCACGTGCCCGATATCTTATCGATTGCGGCAGAACAAATGCTGGCCAGCGCCAAATGGAAAACCGTGAGTTGGCGCAGCGGGACGAAAGGTCGGCTCAAAGCCCGATTTGCTGCTCTCCGTGTCCGCACCGCCGACGGCCCTCCGCAGCGGATATGGGATAAAGGTCAGCAGCATCTCCCAGGCGACGAAGCCTGGCTCATTGGCGAGCAACGTGCCTCCGGGGAGAAGAAATACTATCTCGCCAATCTTCCGGCGACGACGGATCTGCGCACGCTGGCCGCCACCATCAAGGCACGGTGGATTTGTGAGCAGGCGCATCAACAGTTGAAGGAGGAACTTGGACTTGATCACTTCGAAGGGCGATCATGGCAAGGTCTTCATCGCCACGCCCTTATGACAATGATTGCCTACGCCTTCCTGCAACATCGTCGCCTCGCAAACGCGGGGCGAAAAAAAAAGAATCAACGGGCCTCCGCCTCAACCGACTATGCCCGCCGTACGTCACGCCATCGTCGATCTCATCCTTCGGCCGCCGCCCCAGCAGTGCCCACATTGCCGAAAGCAAATCCTTGAAAAACAGCGGCGAAAACACATTCTGCCAAAGTAGTGCTATGGCTCATGTTGGCCCACTCTCATCCCGGCGGCTGGAGCAAAAGATCCATAGATCGATCTAAATTGGGCAATTTCCCAAAACCCAGTGGGCTATCGATGGTCCGATCTTTGGTTTATGTATCTTGGTCAACGTCTCAAGCTAGCGGAGTTGTGGTCATATGACTGAGTTGACGCGGCGTTGTCCCAGAGGGTCCCGCGCGCTGCTATCCCCTTCGATCTCCTTCGAGTTCTTCCCACCCAAGACCGAAGAGATGGAGCGGAATCTCTGGGACACCATCAACCGGCTTGCCCCGCTCGACCCGAAATTCGTCTCGGTGACCTACGGCGCCGGCGGCTCGACCCGTGAGCGGACCCACGCGACCATCTCGCGCATCCTGAAAGAAACCGCGCTGCTGCCGGCCGCGCATCTGACCTGCGTCGGCGCCTCCCGCGGGGAGATCGACGAGATCGTCGACCGCTATCACGAGGTCGGCGTCCGCCACATCGTCGGCCTGCGCGGCGATCCCCCGGGCGGCATTGGCACGGCCTATTCCAGCCATCCCGATGGCTACCAGAGCTCCGCCGACCTCGTCGCCGGCATCAAGAAGCGGCACGGCGATATCGAGGTGTCGGTCTCGGCGTACCCTGAGAAGCATCCCGAGGCGCGCGACTTCGACGATGACATCGACACGCTGCAGGCCAAGGTCGATGCAGGTGCGACCCGCGCGATCACGCAGGTGTTCTTCGATAACGACCTCTATTTCCGCTATCTCGACCGCGTGCGCGCGCGCGGGATCAACATCCCGATCGTGCCGGGCATCATGCCCATGCATAATTTCAAGCAGGCGAGAGCCTTCGTCACCCGCGCCGGCACCTCCGTGCCGGACTGGTTCGCCGCGAAATTCGAGGGGCTCGACGAAGACGCCGAGACCCGCAAGCTGGTGGCGGCGACCGTCGCGGCCGGCCAGGTGCAGAAGCTGGCCAAGCACGGCGTCGACACCTTCCATTTCTACACCATGAACCGCGCCGATCTCGTGTTCGCGATCAGCCATTTGCTCGGCATCCGCGCCAAGAGCGCGCAGAAGGCGGCTTAAGACACCATGACCGTATCCACCTCTCCCAAGCGAACCGCCCTGCTCAACGCCGCGCGCGAGCGCATTCTCGTGCTCGACGGCGCCATGGGCACGATGATCCAGAATCTCCAGTTCGACGAGGCCGCCTTCCGCGGCGAGCGATTCAAGAACTTCCATCGCGATTTGCGCGGCAACAACGACCTCTTGATCCTGACCCAACCGCAGGCGATCGAGGACATCCACGCCGCTTACTTGCGCGCCGGCGCCGACATCGTCGCGACCAACACCTTCTCCACGACCTCGATTGCCCAGGCCGATTACGATTTCGCCGACATCGTCTACGAGATGGCGCGCGAAGGCGCCCGCCTCGCCGGCAACGCCGCACGCCGCGTCGAGGCCGAGGACGGCAAGCCGCGCTTCGTCGCCGGCGCCATCGGACCGACCAACCGCACCGCCTCGATCTCGCCCGACGTGTCCAATCCCGGCTACCGTGCCGTCACGTTCGACGACTTACGCAAATCCTATGGCGAGCAGATCAACGGCATGCTCGATGGCGGCGTCGATCTGCTGCTGGTCGAGACCATCTTCGACACGCTGAACGCCAAGGCGGCGCTGTACGCGATCGCCGAGATCACGGAAGAACGTGGCATCGACATGCCCGTGATGGTGTCGGGCACCATCACCGACAAGTCCGGCCGCCTGCTGTCCGGCCAGTTGCCGGAAGCGTTCTGGCATTCGGTGCAGCACGCCAAGCCTGTGACCATCGGCTTCAACTGCGCGCTGGGCGCGGAAGATCTGCGCGCGCATATCGCCGATATCGGCCGCGTCGCCGACACGCTTGTTTGTGCCTATCCCAATGCCGGCCTGCCCAATGAGTTCGGCCAGTATGACGAGACTCCGGAATACATGGCCCGCCTGGTCGGCGAGTTCGCGCGCGATGGCCTCGTCAACATCGTCGGCGGTTGCTGCGGCACCACGCCGGACCATATCGCGGCGATTGCGGCTGCGGTCGCGCCGCACAAGCCGCGCATCGTGCCGGAGATCGAACCTCGCTTGCGGCTCTCCGGCCTCGAGCCGTTCATCCTGACCGACGCCATTCCCTTCGTGAACGTCGGCGAGCGCACCAACGTCACCGGCTCCGCCCGCTTCCGCAAGCTGGTCACCGCCGGCGACTACACCGCCGCGCTGCAGGTCGCGCGCGACCAGGTCGAGAACGGCGCGCAGATCATCGACGTCAACATGGACGAGGGTCTTCTGGACTCGGAAGCCGCGATGGTGACCTTCCTCAACCTCGTCGCCGCCGAGCCCGACATTGCCCGCGTGCCCGTAATGGTCGACAGCTCGAAATTCTCCGTGATCGAGGCCGGCCTGAAATGCGTGCAGGGCAAGCCGGTCGTCAACTCGATCTCGATGAAGGAAGGCGAGGACAAGTTCATTCACGAGGCCAAGATCGCCCGCCGTCACGGCGCGGCCGTCGTGGTGATGGCGTTCGACGAGGTCGGCCAGGCCGACACGTTCGCCCGCAAGACCGAGATCTGCAAGCGCGCCTACGACATCCTGATGAACCGCGTCGGCTTCCCGCCGGAAGACATCATCTTCGATCCCAATATTTTCGCGATCGCAACCGGCATCGAGGAGCACAACAATTATGGCGTCGACTTCATCGAGGCGACGCGCTGGATCCGCAAGAATCTGCCGGGCGCGCACATTTCTGGTGGTGTGTCCAATTTGTCGTTCTCGTTCCGCGGCAACGAGCCGGTGCGCGAGGCCATGCACTCGGTGTTCCTGTATCACGCCATCAAGGCCGGCATGGACATGGGCATCGTCAATGCCGGGCAGATGATCGTCTATGACGATATCGATCCCGAATTGCGCCAGGTGTGCGAGGACGTCATCCTCAACCGCGACCCCGGTGCGTCCGAGCGTCTGCTGGCGCTTGCGGAAAGATTCCGCGGCAACAAGACTCAGACCAAGGAAGCCGATCTCGCCTGGCGCGAATGGCCGGTGGCGAAGCGGCTGTCGCATTCGCTGGTGCACGGCATCACCGAGTTCATCGAGCAGGATACCGAAGAGGCCCGCAAGGCCTCGACGCGCCCACTCGACGTGATCGAGGGACCGCTGATGGCCGGCATGAACGTGGTCGGCGATCTCTTCGGCGACGGCAAGATGTTCCTGCCGCAGGTGGTGAAGTCGGCCCGCGTGATGAAGCAGGCTGTCGCCTGGCTGATGCCGTTCATGGAGGAGGAGAAGGCGCGCAATCTCGCCAACGGCATCGGCACGGAAGGCTCCTCGTCCGCCGGCAAGATCGTGCTCGCGACCGTCAAGGGCGACGTCCACGACATCGGCAAGAACATCGTCGGCATCGTGCTCCAGTGCAACAATTACGAGGTCATCGACCTCGGCGTGATGGTGCCCGCGGCCAAGATCGTCGATACGGTGAAGGCGGAGAAGGCCGACATCGTCGGGCTGTCCGGCCTGATCACACCCTCGCTCGACGAGATGGCGTTCTTCGCCGCAGAATTGCAGCGCGAAGGCCTCAAGCTGCCGCTGCTCATCGGCGGCGCCACCACGAGCCGCGTGCATACCGCGGTCAAGATCGACCCGAGCTATCGCGCAGGACCCGTGGTGCATGTCAACGACGCCAGCCGCGCCGTCGGTGTTGCGTCGGCGCTGCTGTCGCCCGAGAGGCGCGAGGCCTATGCCGCCGAGGTGCGCGCCGAATACGCAAAGATCTCGGACGCCCATATGCGCGCCCAGGCCGACAAGAAGCGGCTGAAGCTGGCGACCGCCCGCGCCAACCGCGTGCCGGTCGACTTTGCCGCGAACAAGCCGGTGAAGCCGACCTTCCTCGGCACCCGAAGCTTTGACGACTACGATCTCGCAGAGCTCGTGCCCTATATCGACTGGACGCCGTTCTTCCAGACCTGGGAGCTCGCCGGGCGCTTCCCCGCCATCCTCGACGATGCCAAGGTCGGCGAAGTCGCGCGCTCGCTCTACGACGATGCACGCAAAATGCTCGACCTGATCGTCAAGGAGAAATGGTTCCGCGCGCGCGCCACCGTCGGCTTCTGGCCGGCCAATGCGCAGGGCGACGACATCGTGCTTTACGCCGACGAGAGCCGGACCAGGACGATCGCAACGCTGCACACGCTGCGCCAGCAGCTCGAGAAGCGCGAGGGCCGTTTCAACGCGGCGCTGTCCGACTTCGTCGCGCCTGCCGGCACGGGTGTCCCCGATTATGTCGGCGGCTTCGTCGTCACCGCCGGCATCGGCGAGGATGTGGTCGCCGACCGTTTCAAGATGGCCAATGACGACTACTCGTCGATCCTGTGCAAGGCGCTGGCCGACCGCCTCGCCGAAGCCTTCGCCGAGCGCATGCACGCCCGCGTCCGCCGCGAGTTCTGGGCCTATGCGCCGGATGAGGCGCTCTCGACCGACGATCTGATCCTCGAAAAGTATCAGGGCATCCGTCCCGCCCCCGGCTATCCCGCGCAACCCGATCACACCGAGAAGGCCACGCTGTTCGAGCTGCTCGATGCCGAGAACACCGCCGGCGTGAAGCTGACCGAGAGCTTTGCGATGTGGCCGGGCTCTTCCGTGTCGGGGCTCTATCTCGCCAATCCCGAGAGCTATTATTTCGGCGTCGGCAAGATCGAGCGCGATCAGGTCGAGGATTATGCTGCGCGCAAGGGCATGACGATCCCCGAGGCCGAGCGCTGGCTCGCGCCGATCCTGAACTACATCCCGGCCCAGGTGGAGGTGGCCGCAAAGACGGCGGCGGGCGGCGCGACCTTCGTGGCCACGCCGGCCAACGATGCGCAAGCCGCCGATCTCGCCGTGCATCCTGCGGGCTGCACCTGTGCGGTGCATCAGGCCTGGCGCAGGAAGGTAGCGCGGAGCTGATTTCCGCATTCGCGTTTTCGTCCACCTAAAGCGGATGGCGTTAGGTTGAATCGATTCTCGATTGAACGAAGCCGCTGGCGCGGCATTTGAGGAGAGGTGTTAACGGCCGCCTCCTGTCTGAGACGATCGAGGGACAGTTGGACCGAATTGACGGAGGTCTGTCCTCGAATTGAGCGCGCGCATGCTGACAATCCGGGCGCCACGTTAAGTCTTAGACCAGATTACCGAGACCAAGAAGACGCACAGGGACCGCGGTGAGCTGGACAGATAAGCTCTAATAATGGGAATGCGCGCACCATTGACGTGATATGCAATCGTACATATTACTATGAAATAGTCGTGAGGGCAGTTCAGAGTAAACATCGCAAACGACCGCCGGCTAGTGGCGGAACGAAGGGGTTACTGATGCGCGCGTCCTATCTCTTCACCAGCGAGTCCGTGTCCGAAGGCCATCCGGACAAGGTTTGCGACCGGATCTCCGACGAGATCGTCGATCTGTTCTACCGCGAAGGGCCGAAAGCCGGCATCGATCCCTGGCAAATTCGCGCCGCCTGCGAAACGCTCGCGACCACCAACAAGGTCGTGATCGCCGGCGAGACCCGCGGTCCCGCGTCCGTCACCAACGAGCAGATCGAAGGTGTCGTTCGCGCTGCGATCAAGGACATCGGCTACGAGCAGGAAGGTTTCCACTGGCAGAAGGCGGACATCGAGATCCTGCTGCATCCGCAGTCGGCCGACATCGCGCAGGGCGTCGATGCGCTGCAGCCGGGCGAAGTCAAGGAAGAGGGCGCTGGCGACCAGGGCATCATGTTCGGCTACGCCACCAACGAGACGCCCGATCTGATGCCGGCGCCGATCTTCTACGCCCATAAGATCCTGCGCCTCATCTCGGAAGCGCGGCACTCCGGCCGTGAGAAGGTGTTGGGCCCGGACTCGAAGAGCCAGGTCACGGTGCAGTACGAGAACGGCAAGCCGGTGGGCGTGCGCGAGATCGTGGTGTCGCATCAGCATCTGGTCGAGGACATCTCGTCCAAGCAGATTCGCGACATCGTCGAGCCCTATGTGCGCGAGGCGCTGCCGAAGGATTGGATCACGGCGAAGACCATCTGGCACATCAACCCGACCGGCAAGTTCTACATCGGCGGTCCCGACGGCGATTCCGGCCTGACCGGCCGCAAGATCATCGTCGACACCTATGGTGGCGCGGCTCCGCATGGTGGCGGCGCGTTTTCCGGCAAGGATCCGACCAAGGTCGACCGCTCCGCGGCTTACGCTGCCCGCTATGTCGCCAAGAACATCGTCGCGGCCGGTCTTGCCGACCGCTGCACGCTGCAGCTCGCCTACGCCATCGGCGTGGCGCGTCCGCTGTCGATCTACATCGACACCCACGGCACCGGTAAGGTGTCGGAGGATCAGCTCGAGAAGGCCGTTGCCAAGGCGATGGATCTCACCCCGCGTGGCATCCGCAGCCATCTCGATCTCAACCGCCCGATCTACGCGCGCACCTCGGCCTACGGCCATTTCGGCCGTACCCCCGACAACGAGGGCGGCTTCTCCTGGGAGAAGACCGATCTCGTCGAGCCGCTCAAGCGCGCGGTCTGATCACCGACGTCATTCCCGGGGCGTCGCGACCGTGGCGAGCCCGGAATTCGCAATCCATCGCATCGAGATTCCGGGCTCGCCTCTCCAGGGCGACCCGGAATGACCAATTCAACAACAGGACGCCCGCAATGAACGCGAAGCCCGGCTTCAACGATTACATCGTCAAGGACATTTCGCTCGCCGATTTCGGCCGCAAGGAGCTCTCGCTCGCCGAGACCGAGATGCCCGGCCTGATGGCGACGCGCGAGGAATACGGCCCCAAAC
This genomic window contains:
- the metF gene encoding methylenetetrahydrofolate reductase [NAD(P)H] codes for the protein MTELTRRCPRGSRALLSPSISFEFFPPKTEEMERNLWDTINRLAPLDPKFVSVTYGAGGSTRERTHATISRILKETALLPAAHLTCVGASRGEIDEIVDRYHEVGVRHIVGLRGDPPGGIGTAYSSHPDGYQSSADLVAGIKKRHGDIEVSVSAYPEKHPEARDFDDDIDTLQAKVDAGATRAITQVFFDNDLYFRYLDRVRARGINIPIVPGIMPMHNFKQARAFVTRAGTSVPDWFAAKFEGLDEDAETRKLVAATVAAGQVQKLAKHGVDTFHFYTMNRADLVFAISHLLGIRAKSAQKAA
- the metK gene encoding methionine adenosyltransferase, whose translation is MRASYLFTSESVSEGHPDKVCDRISDEIVDLFYREGPKAGIDPWQIRAACETLATTNKVVIAGETRGPASVTNEQIEGVVRAAIKDIGYEQEGFHWQKADIEILLHPQSADIAQGVDALQPGEVKEEGAGDQGIMFGYATNETPDLMPAPIFYAHKILRLISEARHSGREKVLGPDSKSQVTVQYENGKPVGVREIVVSHQHLVEDISSKQIRDIVEPYVREALPKDWITAKTIWHINPTGKFYIGGPDGDSGLTGRKIIVDTYGGAAPHGGGAFSGKDPTKVDRSAAYAARYVAKNIVAAGLADRCTLQLAYAIGVARPLSIYIDTHGTGKVSEDQLEKAVAKAMDLTPRGIRSHLDLNRPIYARTSAYGHFGRTPDNEGGFSWEKTDLVEPLKRAV
- a CDS encoding IS701 family transposase is translated as MIHGWSALGGLTMPGWEDELERWLMPFLDRLGHKTRQRMCPLYVAGLIGPGDRKSVQPMAERLATSNYDQLHHFIADGVWNATPLETELLNQADRLVGGRDAVLVIDDTSLPKKGERSVGVAAQYASALGKTANCQTLVSLTLARGEVPVMVALRLFLPDSWTSDMPRLKRARVPVEHRTPRSKPEIALAEIDRAMAANIRFGCVLADAGYGLSAPFRQGLTERGLAWAVGIPRHQKVYPVDVKLIWPITKARGKPRKHHVPDILSIAAEQMLASAKWKTVSWRSGTKGRLKARFAALRVRTADGPPQRIWDKGQQHLPGDEAWLIGEQRASGEKKYYLANLPATTDLRTLAATIKARWICEQAHQQLKEELGLDHFEGRSWQGLHRHALMTMIAYAFLQHRRLANAGRKKKNQRASASTDYARRTSRHRRSHPSAAAPAVPTLPKANP
- the metH gene encoding methionine synthase — translated: MTVSTSPKRTALLNAARERILVLDGAMGTMIQNLQFDEAAFRGERFKNFHRDLRGNNDLLILTQPQAIEDIHAAYLRAGADIVATNTFSTTSIAQADYDFADIVYEMAREGARLAGNAARRVEAEDGKPRFVAGAIGPTNRTASISPDVSNPGYRAVTFDDLRKSYGEQINGMLDGGVDLLLVETIFDTLNAKAALYAIAEITEERGIDMPVMVSGTITDKSGRLLSGQLPEAFWHSVQHAKPVTIGFNCALGAEDLRAHIADIGRVADTLVCAYPNAGLPNEFGQYDETPEYMARLVGEFARDGLVNIVGGCCGTTPDHIAAIAAAVAPHKPRIVPEIEPRLRLSGLEPFILTDAIPFVNVGERTNVTGSARFRKLVTAGDYTAALQVARDQVENGAQIIDVNMDEGLLDSEAAMVTFLNLVAAEPDIARVPVMVDSSKFSVIEAGLKCVQGKPVVNSISMKEGEDKFIHEAKIARRHGAAVVVMAFDEVGQADTFARKTEICKRAYDILMNRVGFPPEDIIFDPNIFAIATGIEEHNNYGVDFIEATRWIRKNLPGAHISGGVSNLSFSFRGNEPVREAMHSVFLYHAIKAGMDMGIVNAGQMIVYDDIDPELRQVCEDVILNRDPGASERLLALAERFRGNKTQTKEADLAWREWPVAKRLSHSLVHGITEFIEQDTEEARKASTRPLDVIEGPLMAGMNVVGDLFGDGKMFLPQVVKSARVMKQAVAWLMPFMEEEKARNLANGIGTEGSSSAGKIVLATVKGDVHDIGKNIVGIVLQCNNYEVIDLGVMVPAAKIVDTVKAEKADIVGLSGLITPSLDEMAFFAAELQREGLKLPLLIGGATTSRVHTAVKIDPSYRAGPVVHVNDASRAVGVASALLSPERREAYAAEVRAEYAKISDAHMRAQADKKRLKLATARANRVPVDFAANKPVKPTFLGTRSFDDYDLAELVPYIDWTPFFQTWELAGRFPAILDDAKVGEVARSLYDDARKMLDLIVKEKWFRARATVGFWPANAQGDDIVLYADESRTRTIATLHTLRQQLEKREGRFNAALSDFVAPAGTGVPDYVGGFVVTAGIGEDVVADRFKMANDDYSSILCKALADRLAEAFAERMHARVRREFWAYAPDEALSTDDLILEKYQGIRPAPGYPAQPDHTEKATLFELLDAENTAGVKLTESFAMWPGSSVSGLYLANPESYYFGVGKIERDQVEDYAARKGMTIPEAERWLAPILNYIPAQVEVAAKTAAGGATFVATPANDAQAADLAVHPAGCTCAVHQAWRRKVARS